TTTTTTATAAGCCAGGCAAGCAACATTAGGCCGGTAGCGGAACGGATTAACAAATCTCCAGACAATGAACCTGAAAGGAAAAACGATTACGGCATTAATTATTCTTCTAAACCGCGCTTTCGGCTCGATTGCGAGCCGCCAAAGCCATTCCAGGCCCAAGAGGCGCATAATTTTCGGCGCCCTTTTTATTTTTCCGGTTAAAAAATCCAAAGCGCCGCCAACGCCGATTGCCAGCCTGGCGTTTTTCCAATTTTTTAGGTGGTGGTAAATTAATTTTTCCTGGAACGGCGCGCCGAGATTGGTAAAAATAATTTCGCCGGACGCTTCCTTGTCCATTTTATTATGATCGCGGTTTACGGTTATCACTTCAAACGCCAGCTTTCCATAGCGGTCCTTTAAGGTTTTTTCGATATCATTATTTTTGGATAAGGATTTTTCCCAGTTCAGGATGGAAACCTTTAATTTTTTTTCTTCCGCCAGCTTAAATACATCTTTAACCAAATCGGCGCCGGTAATTCTTTTAATATTTTTTCCCATCGCCCAGGCCGCGAAAACCAAACCCACGCCGTCAGCCAAAGCTAAATCGGCCCGGTTAAGGATGTAATAGAATTCTTCGTCTTTGGCGGCGGCTAACAGCATCTCGGGATTAACGGTAACAACCAAATGCTTGCGGCCATCCTCTAATAATCCGCCGATTGTTTTTGCCGCATCGCCGGTTAACTTGGAAATGTTTACTCCCAAAATTTTAATCTTTTCCATAGGCCAAATAAAAGAATTTAGGCGTCCTAAAGCGTTTTTAGGCGGATAAAAGCGATAAAAAGGCTTTTTGATTTAATATTAGGCATATTTTCATTATAATACATCTTTTTATTTTTTTCAATTTTCCTTTCCAAATCCGGGTTTTTTTGCTAAATTATAGACAGGCAATCCAGGTTTATTTTTTGAAAATCTTGAGCCTTAAAATGATGAGAAAGGACGGGGC
This region of Patescibacteria group bacterium genomic DNA includes:
- a CDS encoding WecB/TagA/CpsF family glycosyltransferase produces the protein MEKIKILGVNISKLTGDAAKTIGGLLEDGRKHLVVTVNPEMLLAAAKDEEFYYILNRADLALADGVGLVFAAWAMGKNIKRITGADLVKDVFKLAEEKKLKVSILNWEKSLSKNNDIEKTLKDRYGKLAFEVITVNRDHNKMDKEASGEIIFTNLGAPFQEKLIYHHLKNWKNARLAIGVGGALDFLTGKIKRAPKIMRLLGLEWLWRLAIEPKARFRRIINAVIVFPFRFIVWRFVNPFRYRPNVACLAYKKENGGYKIIIVERTGEPGHWQLPQGGIDNMKIENAALKELYEELGSEKFKVNKIYKNIYRYKFGQRKEEPKEYALMSQKHRGHKGQSQSLAVAEFIGSDSDIKINYWDHSAWKWVSPEKLVKEVFISRREATGIFLEKFRETAK